From the genome of Shewanella sp. Choline-02u-19, one region includes:
- a CDS encoding curlin, whose protein sequence is MSVFKTIGLTIALLLHSVPTSATELNNQSTELPITLQTLLESTGRENVINLVQLGVLNHANLSQSGAGNGANLIQMGSNNHADIIQYGQDNEVELLQAGADNRANITQIGNDNLVQINQLGSASFSIEQIADGAAITITQY, encoded by the coding sequence GTGTCAGTTTTTAAAACGATTGGACTCACCATTGCGCTATTGCTGCACTCAGTGCCGACAAGCGCTACTGAACTCAACAATCAGAGCACCGAGCTACCAATAACACTACAAACACTGCTTGAAAGTACTGGCCGAGAAAATGTTATTAACCTCGTTCAATTAGGTGTTCTAAACCATGCAAATCTGAGTCAATCAGGCGCTGGTAATGGAGCAAACTTAATCCAAATGGGTAGCAACAACCACGCTGACATTATCCAGTATGGTCAAGATAATGAAGTTGAACTTTTACAAGCTGGAGCTGATAACCGAGCTAACATCACCCAAATTGGTAATGATAATTTAGTGCAGATTAATCAGTTAGGAAGTGCCAGTTTTTCGATTGAACAGATTGCAGACGGCGCAGCAATCACAATTACTCAATACTAA
- a CDS encoding S8 family serine peptidase, with the protein MFKKLTPLASAIAGIIAVSSAPVYAKGPAQHEIVKDSLIVVYKDNTTMSERASAQRLVRGSVRDINADGVDDRFSNLLGGKLARLSLRSGSDVAKAIKMISRHPAVKYAEPNYVLKAIGTPDDPDFVSLWGLNNAGQDGGTTDADIDAVEAWDITTGDTNIVVGVIDTGVDYNHPDLQANMWTNPNEIAGNGIDDDGNGVVDDIHGFSAVNNSGDPMDGNGHGTHVSGTIGAKGNNGVGVVGVNWDVSIIGCQFLDASGSGSTANAIACIDYMTDLKLNHGVDIKATNNSWGGGGFSQAVKDSIEAAGDAGILFFAAAGNDAVDNDASPHYPSSYDSDVVMSIASTDRNDNMSGFSQWGLTSVDMGAPGSAILSTTPGNTYSTYSGTSMATPHMTGAAALVWSINPDLTPLEMKQLLMDSGDVNAGLTGKTVAGTRLNVANALDLADPEPSYRFSVSPTAQTVEAGSAASFDFSVGSVAGWDGTVALTVDVSPALAGVSLSSDSVVTGDSFTVDVATAADALWGDYTITVSGDDGSTVKSKAVSLTVLPQGIQDFTYANDESVAIPDNDLAGLVSTIVITDDVQVFGVNADVDISHSWIGDLAVTLTSPMGTEAVLHNREGGSADDIVKSWDLSAFNGEMATGTWTLAVNDNVGSDTGTLNSWGMVISGVGDAAPQAPVAGFSYAIDGLDVTFANASSDMNDDIVSYSWDFGDAGTSTEMSPVHTYDTAGTYTVSMTVIDAEGNSDSATMSVEVFEHSITAGVARAKLSRRGSALVDLTWGGASGESVVIYRDGNAIATTANDGRYRDRFSDAAASVEYKVCEASSSLCSEPIVATF; encoded by the coding sequence ATGTTTAAGAAACTGACACCACTTGCTTCGGCAATCGCAGGCATTATTGCCGTATCATCGGCACCTGTTTATGCAAAGGGGCCTGCACAGCATGAAATAGTGAAAGACTCACTCATTGTTGTTTATAAAGATAACACTACGATGAGCGAACGTGCTTCAGCACAGCGATTAGTACGAGGCTCAGTTCGTGATATCAATGCTGATGGCGTAGACGATCGTTTTTCAAACTTACTTGGCGGAAAATTGGCTCGTCTCTCACTGCGCTCAGGCTCAGATGTTGCGAAAGCAATCAAAATGATTAGTCGCCATCCAGCGGTAAAGTATGCAGAACCAAACTATGTACTAAAAGCGATTGGCACGCCTGATGATCCTGATTTTGTTTCACTTTGGGGGCTTAATAATGCAGGGCAAGATGGCGGAACTACTGATGCCGATATTGATGCAGTAGAAGCTTGGGACATCACGACCGGTGATACCAATATTGTCGTGGGTGTTATTGATACGGGTGTTGATTATAACCACCCTGATTTACAAGCTAATATGTGGACTAACCCTAATGAAATAGCCGGTAATGGTATTGATGATGATGGTAATGGTGTTGTCGATGATATTCACGGTTTTAGTGCTGTTAACAACAGTGGTGATCCCATGGATGGTAACGGTCATGGTACTCACGTATCAGGTACTATCGGAGCGAAGGGTAACAACGGTGTTGGTGTTGTTGGTGTGAACTGGGATGTCAGCATTATAGGGTGTCAGTTCCTTGATGCTAGTGGCTCAGGTTCTACAGCAAATGCCATAGCATGTATCGACTATATGACAGATCTTAAGTTAAACCATGGGGTTGATATTAAAGCGACAAACAACTCGTGGGGAGGTGGTGGATTTAGCCAAGCAGTAAAAGACTCTATTGAAGCTGCCGGTGATGCAGGGATATTGTTCTTTGCTGCAGCGGGTAACGATGCTGTCGATAACGATGCTAGCCCGCATTATCCATCCAGCTATGATTCTGATGTTGTGATGTCAATTGCCAGTACTGATCGAAATGACAATATGTCAGGCTTTTCACAATGGGGTTTGACGAGTGTCGATATGGGAGCGCCTGGTTCCGCTATTTTATCTACAACACCAGGTAATACCTATTCGACTTATTCTGGTACTTCGATGGCTACCCCTCATATGACGGGAGCAGCGGCATTAGTTTGGTCTATTAATCCTGACCTGACCCCGTTAGAGATGAAGCAGCTACTAATGGATTCTGGCGATGTGAATGCAGGATTGACGGGGAAAACAGTTGCAGGAACACGATTAAACGTAGCAAATGCGCTTGATCTTGCCGATCCAGAACCAAGCTATCGCTTTAGTGTTTCTCCTACGGCACAAACTGTTGAAGCTGGCAGTGCTGCAAGCTTTGACTTTAGTGTGGGCAGTGTAGCAGGTTGGGATGGCACCGTTGCGTTGACTGTTGATGTGAGTCCGGCTTTGGCGGGAGTGTCACTTTCAAGCGACAGCGTAGTGACTGGTGATAGCTTTACCGTTGATGTTGCCACGGCTGCTGATGCGTTATGGGGAGATTACACCATTACAGTATCGGGTGACGATGGCAGTACAGTGAAGAGTAAAGCTGTATCACTGACGGTATTACCACAAGGTATTCAGGACTTCACTTACGCAAATGATGAGTCAGTAGCCATTCCAGATAATGACCTTGCAGGTTTGGTGAGCACGATTGTTATTACTGATGATGTTCAAGTCTTTGGGGTGAATGCAGACGTTGATATTTCTCACTCTTGGATTGGTGATTTAGCCGTGACATTAACTTCACCAATGGGAACCGAAGCCGTGTTGCATAACCGTGAAGGTGGTAGTGCGGATGACATCGTTAAGAGCTGGGACTTAAGTGCTTTTAATGGAGAAATGGCGACAGGTACGTGGACATTAGCGGTTAATGATAACGTTGGATCCGATACTGGTACCTTAAATAGCTGGGGAATGGTGATCTCAGGTGTTGGTGATGCAGCGCCGCAGGCACCAGTGGCAGGCTTTAGTTATGCCATTGATGGTTTAGATGTCACCTTTGCAAACGCAAGCTCAGATATGAATGACGATATTGTCAGCTATAGCTGGGACTTTGGTGATGCTGGAACGTCAACAGAGATGAGCCCTGTTCATACCTATGATACAGCAGGTACTTACACTGTATCGATGACTGTTATAGATGCAGAAGGCAACAGTGATTCTGCGACCATGAGTGTCGAAGTGTTTGAGCATAGCATTACTGCTGGAGTGGCAAGAGCTAAGTTATCTCGTCGTGGCAGTGCATTAGTTGACTTAACATGGGGTGGCGCATCTGGTGAGTCAGTGGTGATTTATCGTGATGGCAATGCCATTGCGACAACTGCAAATGACGGTCGTTACCGCGATCGTTTCAGCGATGCTGCTGCATCAGTTGAGTACAAGGTTTGTGAAGCCAGCAGTAGCTTGTGTTCAGAACCTATCGTTGCGACTTTCTAA
- a CDS encoding substrate-binding periplasmic protein — protein sequence MKLKLLIILCLSFPVQAEQIVIASDIWCPYICANNSGYFVELTQQAFLTVGVTAKFETIPFKRALRLAQRDKIHAVLAINQESIKRCKLQTSNIVLGQNTNDFYVHASNSWQYSTLTDLEDKAVASILGYNYGDELNQYLEQSPLSFYASGESPFKTNLNLLIKDRVDVLLGNRYVVEHTAQVFGYSEDIKFAGSDGNSTSLYVGFSHKDLEKNYQHKFAEGIENIKQSGQYQAILKKYHIEPW from the coding sequence TTGAAGCTTAAATTATTAATCATTTTGTGTTTGAGCTTTCCAGTCCAAGCAGAGCAGATTGTTATCGCGTCAGATATCTGGTGTCCCTATATCTGTGCAAACAATTCGGGTTATTTTGTCGAACTCACTCAGCAAGCATTTTTAACGGTGGGAGTTACGGCTAAGTTTGAGACTATTCCATTTAAAAGAGCCTTACGACTCGCGCAAAGGGATAAAATTCATGCCGTGCTGGCAATCAACCAAGAGTCTATTAAACGCTGTAAATTACAAACTTCCAATATAGTATTAGGCCAGAATACCAATGACTTTTACGTGCATGCTTCCAATAGCTGGCAATATTCAACATTGACCGACCTTGAGGACAAAGCGGTCGCCAGTATTTTAGGATATAACTATGGTGACGAATTAAATCAATATCTAGAACAAAGTCCTCTCAGCTTTTATGCCTCTGGTGAATCACCATTCAAAACCAACTTAAACCTGCTCATAAAAGATCGCGTCGATGTGTTGCTGGGAAACCGCTATGTGGTAGAACACACTGCACAAGTATTTGGCTACTCGGAGGATATTAAGTTTGCTGGTAGTGACGGGAATTCTACGTCTCTCTATGTTGGCTTTAGTCATAAAGATCTTGAAAAAAATTACCAACATAAGTTTGCCGAAGGGATAGAAAATATCAAGCAGTCTGGCCAATATCAGGCCATTTTGAAGAAATACCATATCGAGCCTTGGTAA
- a CDS encoding aldose epimerase family protein, translating into MVRFRPLAPWNDPRGDQVERIIIDNGILALEVLSLGGIIRSLWTPDRDGERGNIVLGCDSVSDYLAQDAHLGAIAGRYANRIAHGKFSADGQQYQLDINQASNCLHGGKEGFNRKHWHLGQLPDGVRLSLVSPDGDMGFPGKCTVQLDYRLVGKNLYIEMLASTDKTCPISLTQHSYFNLDGSNSSLQHALQVDSNQYLAMNDVGVPTQICETVNSALDLHQATQLQSFIGAEEFTATSGIDHCYLLPQTEPQLQRFGRLSSVISGRGMTLYTNQPSVQVYGANFLQGTIGKNQQRLSQYQAVCLEPQQIPDAPNQPEIAGDGLTRPGKIYHHISRYQFDSEA; encoded by the coding sequence ATGGTACGCTTTCGCCCTCTAGCCCCTTGGAACGATCCTCGCGGTGACCAAGTTGAACGGATTATCATTGACAACGGCATCCTCGCGTTAGAGGTTCTGAGCTTAGGCGGGATCATTCGATCATTGTGGACCCCAGACCGAGATGGCGAGCGTGGCAATATCGTTTTAGGTTGTGACTCGGTCAGTGACTATTTAGCCCAAGATGCACATCTAGGCGCTATTGCTGGCCGTTATGCCAACCGCATTGCCCACGGTAAATTCTCAGCAGATGGTCAGCAATATCAACTTGATATCAATCAAGCCAGCAATTGTCTACATGGCGGTAAAGAGGGGTTTAATCGTAAGCACTGGCATTTAGGTCAACTGCCAGATGGGGTTCGCTTAAGCTTGGTGAGCCCCGATGGCGACATGGGATTTCCCGGCAAGTGCACTGTTCAATTAGACTATCGCCTTGTGGGAAAGAACCTTTACATAGAGATGCTGGCAAGTACCGACAAAACCTGTCCAATAAGCCTCACGCAGCATAGTTACTTTAACTTAGACGGTAGCAACAGCAGTTTACAACACGCTCTGCAAGTAGACTCAAACCAGTATCTGGCGATGAACGATGTTGGTGTACCCACTCAAATTTGTGAAACCGTCAATAGTGCCCTCGATCTGCATCAAGCCACACAGTTACAGTCGTTTATAGGTGCAGAAGAGTTTACTGCCACATCAGGGATTGATCATTGTTACTTATTACCCCAAACCGAACCACAACTGCAAAGATTTGGTCGTTTGAGTTCGGTAATAAGTGGCCGTGGTATGACGCTCTACACTAACCAACCGAGTGTTCAGGTCTACGGCGCTAACTTTTTGCAGGGTACGATAGGAAAAAACCAACAGCGGTTATCGCAATATCAAGCCGTATGTTTAGAACCTCAACAAATACCGGATGCACCTAACCAACCCGAAATAGCAGGTGACGGCTTAACGAGACCAGGCAAAATTTATCATCATATCAGCCGCTATCAGTTTGATAGCGAAGCTTAA